The proteins below are encoded in one region of Bifidobacterium catenulatum DSM 16992 = JCM 1194 = LMG 11043:
- the hpt gene encoding hypoxanthine phosphoribosyltransferase: protein MRIADVQEDIDHELISKEEIADIINHAAAQASEDYRGKNPLLVCVLKGAVNTLAAFSQAMSIQAEMDFMSLSSYGSGTQSSGKITVRQDLSTDVRGRHVLIVEDIIDSGVTLAWLVDELKSRGAASVEIFALLEKPARRKVDVPVKYKGREIPDEFVVGFGLDYDERYRNLDSIAVLKPEVYEGGQA, encoded by the coding sequence ATGCGAATCGCTGACGTACAAGAAGATATTGATCACGAGCTGATCAGCAAAGAAGAGATTGCCGACATCATCAACCATGCTGCTGCTCAGGCCAGTGAAGACTACCGTGGCAAGAACCCGCTGCTGGTTTGCGTGCTCAAGGGTGCAGTGAACACGCTTGCGGCGTTCTCACAGGCCATGAGCATCCAGGCGGAGATGGATTTCATGAGCTTGTCGAGCTACGGTTCCGGCACTCAATCGAGCGGCAAGATCACCGTGCGGCAGGATCTGTCCACCGATGTTCGCGGTCGTCACGTGCTTATTGTGGAAGACATTATCGATTCGGGCGTCACGTTGGCGTGGCTCGTCGATGAACTCAAGAGCCGCGGTGCCGCTTCCGTGGAGATTTTTGCGCTGTTGGAAAAGCCGGCGCGCCGTAAGGTGGATGTTCCTGTGAAATATAAGGGACGTGAGATTCCCGATGAATTCGTGGTCGGTTTCGGCTTGGATTATGACGAGCGATACCGCAACCTTGATTCGATCGCGGTGCTGAAGCCGGAAGTGTATGAAGGAGGTCAGGCATGA
- the ftsH gene encoding ATP-dependent zinc metalloprotease FtsH, with amino-acid sequence MSFPGPGQSPNNNGGGNNPFTNPFGRNNNAGNGKDSNGNGDKSNGNGSNGGPRPFWQSPWLWVVVVALLAVTMFQIFAGTGSQTIDTKDGLQILNGNNVEYAQIVDNTQQVKLKLKSDYSATNPDTGRMKNYGKNVQFYYTYAQSATVVKAVQKADPVKGWTATMQQSSIWTYLLTSLLPFLIIFGLFWFMMSRMGGAGGMFGMGGKKNSGKLLEGQTPTTKFADVAGEEAAVQEVEEIKDFLKDPSRYKALGARIPRGVLLYGPPGTGKTLLARAIAGEAGVPFYSMAGSDFVEMFVGLGASRVRDLFDEAKKNAPAIIFIDEIDAVGRKRGGSGMSGGHDEREQTLNQLLVEMDGFNNDTNLIIIAATNRPDVLDPALLRPGRFDRQVAVEAPDLEGREAILKVHAKGKPFVPDVDLHMIAVRTPGFTGADLANVLNEAALLCARAGAQLIDNRAIDEAIDRVQAGPKRRSKGMALDELRNTAYHEGGHALVAAAMNDTDPVTKVTILPRGRALGYTAVMPTEDRYSMSRNQLLDQMAYAMGGRTAEEVVFHDPTTGASNDIEKATNIARQMVLDYGFSDKLGAIKWSDDEQSDLGSLNHKYSARTAEIIDEEVLKLVETAHTEAWNVINENREILDELVRQLLVKETLNEKELAEIFANVKKAPKREVWLSDSKRPDSDIPPVPIPESLKKSAGLTN; translated from the coding sequence ATGAGTTTTCCTGGTCCGGGCCAGTCGCCGAATAACAACGGCGGCGGCAATAACCCGTTCACCAATCCGTTTGGACGCAACAATAACGCCGGCAATGGCAAAGATTCCAACGGCAACGGCGATAAGTCCAACGGCAACGGATCCAATGGCGGTCCGCGTCCGTTCTGGCAGTCCCCATGGCTGTGGGTTGTGGTTGTAGCATTGCTTGCCGTGACCATGTTCCAGATTTTCGCTGGAACCGGTTCCCAGACCATCGACACCAAGGATGGTCTGCAGATCCTCAACGGCAACAATGTTGAATACGCGCAGATCGTAGACAACACCCAGCAGGTCAAGCTCAAGCTTAAGAGCGACTACTCCGCTACTAACCCTGATACCGGGCGTATGAAGAACTACGGCAAAAACGTGCAGTTCTACTACACGTACGCGCAGTCCGCGACCGTGGTCAAGGCCGTGCAGAAGGCTGATCCGGTCAAGGGCTGGACGGCGACCATGCAGCAGAGCAGCATTTGGACGTATCTGCTGACCTCGCTACTGCCGTTCCTCATTATCTTTGGTCTGTTCTGGTTCATGATGAGCCGTATGGGCGGTGCCGGCGGCATGTTCGGTATGGGCGGTAAGAAGAACAGCGGCAAGCTGCTCGAAGGCCAGACTCCGACCACCAAGTTCGCCGACGTGGCCGGCGAAGAGGCTGCCGTACAGGAAGTCGAAGAAATCAAGGACTTCCTGAAGGATCCGTCTCGTTACAAGGCTTTGGGCGCCCGTATTCCGCGTGGCGTGCTGTTGTATGGTCCTCCAGGTACCGGTAAGACGCTGCTGGCACGAGCCATCGCAGGCGAGGCCGGCGTGCCTTTCTATTCCATGGCAGGCTCCGACTTCGTGGAAATGTTCGTGGGCCTTGGCGCATCCCGTGTGCGCGACCTGTTCGATGAAGCCAAGAAGAACGCTCCGGCCATCATCTTCATCGATGAGATCGATGCCGTCGGTCGTAAGCGTGGCGGTTCCGGTATGAGCGGTGGCCACGACGAACGTGAGCAGACGCTGAACCAGCTGCTAGTTGAGATGGACGGCTTCAATAACGATACCAATCTGATCATCATCGCCGCGACCAACCGCCCCGATGTGCTTGATCCGGCACTGCTTCGTCCGGGCCGTTTCGACCGTCAGGTGGCCGTCGAAGCGCCTGATTTGGAAGGCCGCGAGGCTATTTTGAAGGTGCATGCCAAGGGCAAGCCGTTCGTGCCTGACGTCGATCTGCATATGATTGCCGTGCGTACGCCGGGCTTCACCGGCGCCGATCTGGCCAATGTGCTGAACGAAGCTGCATTGTTGTGCGCCCGCGCCGGTGCGCAGCTGATCGACAATCGTGCCATCGATGAGGCCATCGACCGCGTGCAGGCGGGCCCGAAGCGCCGTTCCAAGGGCATGGCGCTCGACGAACTGCGCAATACCGCATACCACGAGGGTGGTCACGCGCTGGTGGCAGCCGCCATGAACGATACCGATCCGGTCACCAAGGTCACCATTCTGCCGCGTGGCCGTGCGCTTGGCTACACCGCGGTAATGCCTACCGAAGATCGATATTCCATGTCGCGCAACCAGCTGCTCGACCAGATGGCGTACGCCATGGGCGGTCGTACTGCGGAAGAGGTCGTGTTCCACGATCCGACCACCGGTGCTTCCAACGACATCGAAAAGGCGACGAACATCGCACGTCAGATGGTGCTCGACTACGGTTTCTCCGACAAACTGGGTGCCATCAAGTGGTCTGATGACGAGCAGAGCGACCTTGGATCGCTGAACCACAAGTATTCCGCACGCACCGCCGAAATCATCGATGAGGAAGTGCTCAAACTGGTGGAAACCGCGCATACCGAAGCGTGGAACGTCATCAACGAAAATCGTGAGATTCTTGACGAGCTTGTACGTCAGCTGCTCGTCAAGGAAACACTCAACGAAAAGGAGCTTGCGGAAATCTTCGCTAATGTCAAGAAGGCACCGAAGCGTGAAGTGTGGCTGAGCGACAGCAAGCGCCCGGATTCCGACATTCCGCCGGTTCCGATTCCCGAATCCCTGAAGAAAAGCGCAGGATTGACCAACTGA
- the folE gene encoding GTP cyclohydrolase I FolE has product MSDTEAFDTLFDDKARAAHTAGPVGYDEEGVRQAVRLFLKSIGEDPDREGLLDTPDRIGRACKELFAGLGHGPEEVLKTKFKVDTDEMVLVRDIELFSVCEHHLLPFHGVAHVGYIPSNGQVAGLSKLARLVELYARRPQVQERLTQQVADALMEGIEARGVIVVTECDHMCMAMRGVKKAQSRTVTSAVRGCMRDATTRAEAMSLILSQHS; this is encoded by the coding sequence ATGAGCGATACCGAAGCATTCGATACCCTCTTCGATGACAAGGCCCGTGCCGCCCATACGGCCGGGCCTGTCGGCTATGACGAGGAAGGCGTGCGCCAGGCGGTACGCCTGTTTTTAAAATCCATTGGCGAAGATCCGGACCGTGAAGGCCTGCTCGACACCCCAGACCGTATCGGGCGTGCTTGCAAGGAGCTATTCGCAGGCCTTGGCCACGGCCCCGAGGAAGTGCTCAAAACCAAGTTCAAAGTCGATACTGACGAAATGGTGCTGGTACGCGATATTGAACTCTTCTCGGTATGCGAACACCACCTGCTGCCGTTCCATGGCGTGGCCCACGTCGGCTATATTCCGTCAAATGGCCAAGTGGCGGGCTTAAGCAAGCTTGCCCGACTGGTGGAATTGTATGCCCGACGTCCGCAAGTGCAGGAACGCCTCACCCAACAGGTGGCCGACGCGCTGATGGAAGGCATCGAAGCACGTGGCGTGATCGTGGTCACCGAATGCGACCACATGTGCATGGCCATGCGTGGCGTAAAGAAGGCGCAATCGCGCACGGTCACGTCGGCGGTGCGCGGCTGCATGCGAGACGCGACGACGCGAGCCGAAGCCATGAGCCTGATCCTGTCGCAGCATTCGTGA
- the folP gene encoding dihydropteroate synthase, whose amino-acid sequence MTIDMKAIHDSDRTLVMGVLNITEDSFSDGGLWLDPANAKAHGEAMMKDGADIIDIGAESTRPGAKRVSEEDEQTRVLGAVDALIPEGAVLSIDTTRASVARMALEHGAQIINDVSGGRLDREVPHVVAEHSESLYIVQHWRGWLAGSAGDVPDADTSVYANGVVDDVYDELMKQVDDVLQAGVSPSQIIIDPGLGFSKPSVEHNFPLMTALERFNATGYPVLIGASRKRFVGAALADAGIDKPDMDSKDNATAAISALCAEHGAWAVRVHDVKKSRDAVAIGNAWRAFAND is encoded by the coding sequence ATGACCATTGATATGAAAGCGATTCATGATAGTGACCGTACTCTGGTGATGGGCGTGCTCAACATTACGGAGGATTCGTTCTCCGATGGAGGGCTGTGGCTCGATCCCGCGAATGCGAAAGCGCACGGCGAGGCGATGATGAAGGATGGGGCTGACATCATCGACATCGGTGCCGAATCCACTCGCCCCGGAGCCAAACGCGTCAGTGAGGAAGATGAGCAAACCCGCGTGCTAGGTGCCGTGGATGCGTTGATTCCGGAAGGTGCGGTGCTGTCAATCGACACCACGCGCGCATCGGTGGCTCGCATGGCGTTGGAGCATGGTGCGCAGATCATCAACGACGTGTCCGGCGGTCGGCTGGACCGCGAAGTGCCCCATGTGGTGGCCGAGCATTCGGAAAGCCTTTACATTGTGCAGCATTGGCGCGGCTGGCTTGCCGGCTCCGCAGGCGACGTGCCTGACGCTGATACGTCCGTGTACGCCAATGGCGTGGTGGATGACGTGTATGACGAACTCATGAAGCAGGTCGACGACGTGCTTCAGGCAGGCGTCTCACCGTCACAAATCATCATCGATCCGGGTCTTGGATTCTCCAAACCGAGCGTCGAGCATAACTTCCCGCTGATGACGGCATTGGAGAGGTTCAATGCTACCGGATATCCGGTGCTGATTGGAGCCTCGCGCAAACGATTCGTCGGCGCGGCGCTTGCCGATGCTGGTATTGACAAGCCAGACATGGATAGCAAAGACAATGCGACCGCCGCCATCAGCGCCCTATGTGCCGAACATGGAGCGTGGGCCGTGCGCGTGCATGACGTGAAGAAAAGCCGCGATGCGGTGGCGATCGGCAACGCGTGGCGTGCCTTCGCTAACGACTGA
- the folK gene encoding 2-amino-4-hydroxy-6-hydroxymethyldihydropteridine diphosphokinase: protein MDQIRLTGVRAVGKHGVLDFEHERAQTFVVDATLFLDLAPAGHSDDLRDTVDYGAIAKGIVAIIEGEHVDLIEKLADRIASMILEYPAVAQTQVTVHKPSAPIVVPFDDVSVTVERSRETTSAASQVHHAIIAMGGNQGDVAATLRDAVRSIDGLASTQVTGVSPLYRTDAWGMPDGTPDFYNAVVSVTTKLSAMELLRGLQRIEAEHGRVRTDHWTSRTLDLDIIDFDGQSNDDPDLTLPHPRAWQRAFVLGPWLALEPDAELSGEHAGSVAQLLHEASDRDHIDEIADDWMVGSPTGYGIDDLACDANNTGDADDMDEAYGAIDSSDLPEGTAAAKAAALASAQPEPASKRAVISLDSPATDAEQQFRMAIVTLDGIPGNQVEGISPLYHVSQLDGLPDKMAAVIQISTRMGAHDLIEALGNVEASIGEDLDLDLIDMEGVECDEPDCKVPWPTARNHAAVLAPWLDMDPDARLGKDPVSFLLAMAPDAAQVGLLTDNWIIGGTL from the coding sequence ATGGATCAGATTCGATTGACTGGCGTTCGCGCGGTCGGCAAACACGGAGTGCTTGATTTCGAACATGAGCGTGCGCAAACGTTCGTCGTCGACGCCACGTTGTTTCTTGATCTTGCGCCAGCCGGGCATTCCGACGACCTGCGGGACACCGTCGATTACGGTGCCATCGCCAAAGGAATAGTCGCCATCATCGAAGGCGAACATGTCGATCTCATCGAAAAACTCGCTGATCGCATCGCCAGCATGATTCTTGAATATCCAGCCGTGGCACAGACGCAGGTGACCGTGCACAAGCCGAGCGCGCCAATCGTCGTACCATTCGACGACGTGAGCGTAACCGTGGAACGTTCCCGTGAAACAACTTCGGCTGCATCGCAAGTGCATCATGCCATCATTGCCATGGGTGGTAACCAAGGCGATGTGGCGGCCACCTTGCGTGACGCGGTGCGTTCGATCGACGGACTGGCATCCACTCAGGTTACGGGCGTTTCGCCGCTGTACCGTACCGATGCGTGGGGTATGCCCGATGGTACCCCCGACTTTTACAATGCGGTTGTTTCCGTGACCACCAAACTGTCGGCAATGGAACTGCTGCGAGGACTGCAGCGCATCGAAGCCGAACATGGTCGAGTGCGTACCGACCATTGGACTTCGCGCACACTCGATCTGGATATCATCGATTTTGACGGGCAGAGCAACGATGATCCGGATCTGACGTTGCCTCACCCCCGTGCATGGCAGCGTGCGTTTGTGTTGGGGCCGTGGCTGGCACTCGAGCCGGACGCTGAATTGTCGGGCGAACATGCCGGTTCCGTGGCCCAGCTATTGCACGAGGCATCCGATCGCGACCATATCGACGAAATCGCTGATGATTGGATGGTGGGAAGCCCGACCGGCTACGGTATCGACGACCTTGCCTGCGATGCCAATAATACGGGCGATGCGGATGATATGGACGAAGCGTATGGTGCGATCGATTCCAGTGATCTGCCGGAAGGAACCGCCGCAGCCAAAGCGGCGGCACTTGCTTCTGCACAGCCAGAACCCGCATCGAAACGCGCGGTGATCTCACTCGACAGCCCAGCAACCGATGCCGAACAGCAGTTCCGCATGGCCATCGTCACGTTGGACGGCATTCCCGGCAACCAAGTCGAGGGCATCTCACCCCTCTACCATGTGAGCCAACTCGACGGACTCCCCGACAAAATGGCTGCGGTAATCCAGATTTCCACGCGCATGGGCGCCCATGATCTGATCGAAGCATTAGGCAATGTGGAAGCTTCCATTGGCGAAGACCTTGATCTCGACCTGATCGACATGGAAGGCGTGGAATGCGACGAACCCGATTGCAAGGTGCCGTGGCCCACCGCACGCAATCATGCCGCAGTGCTTGCGCCATGGCTCGACATGGATCCCGATGCACGACTGGGTAAGGATCCGGTATCATTCCTGCTAGCCATGGCCCCCGATGCCGCGCAGGTGGGACTGCTGACCGACAATTGGATTATCGGAGGTACGCTATGA
- a CDS encoding DUF3180 domain-containing protein has product MKARRTPWWCYVLAAALGLLAGIGLAKYGEISGFPLVGAPWIVPVVLAILGFVVLYMALQIHKYTTTDPEKRAQLKPLDPQKAFATLVSCKALGVAGASLAGWYGGQLIMSLPHGEAAFYSQAILECAIAAIVCIIDMIIGIVGEWLCQIPPIDGPESPKMKTATQRNRYAAAATKSATQSKV; this is encoded by the coding sequence ATGAAAGCGCGCAGAACCCCTTGGTGGTGCTACGTTCTCGCTGCCGCATTAGGATTGCTTGCCGGAATAGGATTGGCGAAATATGGCGAGATTTCAGGTTTCCCATTGGTCGGCGCTCCATGGATTGTGCCCGTGGTGTTGGCGATTCTGGGATTCGTCGTGCTTTATATGGCATTGCAGATCCACAAATACACCACCACAGATCCCGAAAAACGCGCGCAGCTGAAACCTTTGGACCCGCAGAAGGCGTTCGCCACACTGGTGTCGTGCAAAGCGTTGGGCGTGGCAGGAGCGTCGTTAGCCGGCTGGTATGGTGGGCAGCTCATCATGAGCCTGCCGCATGGTGAGGCAGCGTTCTACAGCCAAGCCATCCTCGAATGCGCGATCGCGGCAATCGTATGCATAATCGATATGATCATTGGCATTGTGGGGGAGTGGCTGTGCCAAATCCCACCAATCGACGGCCCGGAAAGTCCGAAAATGAAAACGGCCACGCAACGCAATCGTTACGCGGCCGCGGCTACCAAATCAGCGACACAATCGAAAGTCTGA
- a CDS encoding acyl-CoA thioesterase: protein MTETAITPLQRLAKVLQLGTPSMYRNHMYVNGESLYFPTGRVYGGQVIAQAMMAASKTVSPSRLPNSIHGYFISAGDIRQDLLFDVENLRDGRSFSARRVNVTQAQGSILTAIASFQEQGQEGVEFADPMPEGVPEPEALTSAKQLMEPFAEKSSFAKYYAEKSPFDIRHVTRTIMLGADKKSASNDSGKQMVWMKADGTVDVPQVMHRAMLAMGCDQVMLEPVLRRAGLSIATPGISFASIDHSMWWYRDIDITQWHLYVQDTPTAAHGRGLGQAKVYTQDGELVACMTQEVMLRVPEEDLKK, encoded by the coding sequence ATGACAGAAACGGCAATCACACCATTGCAACGGTTAGCAAAGGTGCTTCAACTGGGCACGCCGTCCATGTACCGCAATCATATGTATGTGAATGGTGAAAGCCTGTATTTCCCCACTGGCCGCGTGTATGGCGGTCAGGTGATTGCGCAGGCTATGATGGCCGCATCCAAAACGGTGTCGCCGTCTCGCCTGCCGAATTCGATTCATGGCTATTTCATTTCTGCCGGTGATATTCGTCAGGATTTGCTGTTTGATGTGGAGAATCTGCGTGATGGCCGCTCGTTTTCAGCTCGTCGTGTAAATGTCACGCAGGCTCAGGGTTCGATTCTTACCGCCATCGCCAGTTTTCAGGAGCAGGGTCAGGAGGGTGTTGAGTTCGCTGATCCGATGCCGGAGGGTGTGCCGGAGCCGGAAGCGTTGACCAGCGCGAAGCAGCTTATGGAACCATTTGCCGAGAAGTCTTCGTTTGCCAAATATTATGCGGAAAAGTCGCCGTTCGACATTCGTCATGTGACGCGCACGATTATGTTGGGTGCCGATAAGAAGAGCGCCAGCAATGATTCCGGTAAACAGATGGTGTGGATGAAGGCTGATGGCACGGTTGATGTTCCGCAGGTTATGCATCGTGCGATGTTGGCGATGGGCTGCGATCAGGTGATGTTGGAGCCGGTGTTACGTCGCGCTGGGTTGAGTATTGCCACGCCTGGTATTTCGTTCGCTTCGATCGATCATTCGATGTGGTGGTATCGCGATATTGATATCACTCAGTGGCATTTGTATGTGCAGGATACGCCTACTGCAGCTCACGGCCGTGGCTTGGGTCAGGCGAAGGTGTATACGCAGGATGGTGAGCTTGTTGCCTGCATGACACAGGAGGTGATGCTTCGCGTTCCCGAAGAGGATCTGAAGAAGTGA
- the ettA gene encoding energy-dependent translational throttle protein EttA: MAEFIYQMIKARKAYGDRVILDDVTLSFLPGAKIGVVGPNGMGKSTLLKIMAGLDTVSNGEASLTPGYTVGILQQEPPLDDTKTVGENIKMAFGEIAEKVARFNQIGEEMANPDADFDALMDEMGKLQNDIDAANGWDLDSQLEQAMDALQCPDPDTPVTVCSGGERRRVALCKLLLEAPDLLLLDEPTNHLDAESILWLEQFLHQYKGAVIAVTHDRYFMDNVAEWICEVDRGQLYPYKGNYTTYLETKAKRMEIQGAKDAKLAKRLKSELDWVRSSPKARQAKNKARLERYDQMEQEARNNKKLDFSEIQIPAGPRLGSTVLEAEHIHKAFGDRVLIDDLSFTLPRNGIVGVIGPNGVGKSTLFKTIVGLEPLTSGSLKIGETVQISYVDQNRAGLDPNKNLWEAVSDGLDFIEVAGVEVPTRAYVASFGFKGSDQQKLTGVLSGGERNRLNLALTLKQGGNLLLLDEPTNDLDVETLESLENALLGFPGCAVVISHDRWFLDRVATHILAWEGDDENPAKWYWFEGNFQAYQENRVARLGEDAARPHRLHRKLTR; encoded by the coding sequence TTGGCTGAATTCATTTACCAGATGATCAAGGCCCGCAAGGCTTACGGCGACCGTGTGATTCTCGATGACGTGACTTTGAGCTTCCTGCCAGGCGCGAAGATTGGCGTTGTTGGCCCGAACGGCATGGGTAAGTCCACGCTGCTGAAGATCATGGCCGGACTCGACACCGTGTCTAATGGCGAGGCTTCTTTGACTCCGGGTTATACCGTCGGCATTCTGCAGCAGGAACCGCCGCTGGATGACACCAAGACTGTTGGCGAGAACATCAAGATGGCGTTCGGTGAGATCGCTGAAAAGGTGGCTCGTTTCAATCAGATTGGCGAAGAGATGGCCAATCCGGATGCCGATTTCGATGCTTTGATGGATGAGATGGGCAAGCTGCAGAACGATATCGATGCTGCAAACGGTTGGGATCTTGATTCTCAGCTTGAGCAGGCTATGGATGCTCTGCAATGCCCGGATCCGGATACTCCGGTGACGGTGTGCTCCGGTGGCGAACGCCGTCGTGTGGCATTGTGCAAGCTGCTGCTGGAAGCTCCTGATCTGCTGCTGCTTGACGAGCCTACCAACCATCTTGATGCCGAGTCGATTCTGTGGTTGGAGCAGTTCCTGCACCAGTACAAGGGTGCCGTCATCGCCGTTACCCACGATCGTTACTTCATGGATAACGTGGCTGAGTGGATCTGCGAGGTCGACCGTGGTCAGTTGTACCCGTATAAGGGCAACTACACCACGTACTTGGAGACGAAGGCCAAGCGTATGGAGATCCAGGGCGCCAAGGACGCCAAGCTCGCCAAGCGTTTGAAGAGCGAACTTGATTGGGTGCGTTCTTCGCCGAAGGCCCGTCAGGCTAAGAACAAGGCTCGTCTGGAACGTTACGACCAGATGGAGCAGGAGGCTCGTAACAATAAGAAGCTTGACTTCTCCGAGATTCAGATTCCGGCTGGTCCGCGTCTGGGCTCTACTGTGCTGGAAGCCGAGCATATTCACAAGGCGTTCGGCGACCGCGTGCTCATCGACGATTTGAGCTTCACGCTGCCGCGTAACGGCATTGTCGGCGTGATCGGCCCGAACGGCGTGGGTAAGTCCACCCTGTTCAAGACCATTGTCGGTCTTGAACCGTTGACGTCTGGCTCGTTGAAGATCGGTGAGACCGTGCAGATCAGTTATGTCGATCAGAATCGTGCTGGTCTTGACCCGAATAAAAACCTGTGGGAGGCCGTGTCTGACGGTCTTGACTTCATCGAGGTTGCCGGCGTTGAAGTGCCGACCCGCGCGTATGTGGCGTCCTTCGGTTTCAAGGGTTCCGACCAGCAGAAGCTCACCGGCGTGCTGTCCGGTGGTGAACGCAATCGTCTGAATCTTGCTTTGACTCTGAAGCAGGGCGGCAACCTGCTGTTGCTCGACGAACCGACCAACGATCTTGATGTTGAAACCCTTGAATCGCTTGAAAACGCACTGCTTGGCTTCCCGGGCTGCGCTGTGGTGATTTCTCACGACCGTTGGTTCCTCGACCGTGTGGCCACGCATATTCTCGCGTGGGAAGGCGATGATGAGAATCCGGCCAAGTGGTACTGGTTCGAAGGCAACTTCCAGGCCTATCAGGAGAACCGTGTGGCCCGTCTTGGCGAAGACGCGGCTCGCCCCCACCGTCTCCATCGCAAGCTGACCCGCTAA
- a CDS encoding serine hydrolase domain-containing protein encodes MGAINMFNDFVKLIESESLPVEAVAIADGDAIIAERHFVPDQDRNIYSHTKSYVSTAIGIAIEDGLLSLDSRLVDSFPEYVPSDAQLELDQITLRHLLTMSSGFNHAYLMNPDRRSGVGAPDYLRYMFSRRVEVEPGSTFCYSSADSDLAGRMLEQAAGMRLGEYLYGMIFSKLDQGWPVWECDPQGHPIAGGGIYMSLANMLKLGQVYLNDGTWHGTRIVSESWVKQASGKQIDTPYSNIWTCGYGYQFWMSPYEGAYRADGAYGQITTVLPKQGLVVAIQCPESGDFDNIVRPALHEHLLLPLTA; translated from the coding sequence ATGGGTGCCATCAATATGTTCAACGATTTCGTCAAACTCATTGAAAGCGAGTCCCTGCCCGTCGAAGCCGTTGCGATTGCGGATGGCGACGCCATTATCGCGGAACGTCATTTCGTTCCCGACCAGGATCGTAATATTTATTCCCATACGAAAAGTTATGTTTCGACGGCTATCGGCATTGCGATTGAAGATGGCTTGCTGTCGCTCGATTCGCGATTGGTCGACTCGTTCCCCGAGTATGTTCCCTCCGATGCGCAACTGGAGTTGGATCAGATCACGCTGAGGCACTTGCTGACTATGTCGAGCGGTTTCAATCATGCGTATTTGATGAACCCTGACCGGCGCAGTGGTGTTGGTGCGCCTGATTATTTACGGTACATGTTCTCTCGCAGGGTTGAAGTGGAGCCCGGCAGCACGTTCTGCTATTCGTCTGCGGATTCTGATTTGGCGGGCCGCATGTTGGAGCAGGCTGCCGGCATGCGTCTTGGCGAGTATTTGTATGGCATGATTTTTTCCAAGTTGGATCAGGGTTGGCCTGTTTGGGAATGTGACCCGCAAGGTCATCCGATTGCAGGCGGCGGGATCTACATGTCGCTTGCGAATATGTTGAAACTTGGCCAGGTCTATTTGAATGATGGCACTTGGCATGGCACGCGCATTGTCAGCGAATCGTGGGTCAAGCAGGCTTCCGGTAAGCAGATCGACACTCCGTATAGCAATATTTGGACGTGCGGTTATGGCTATCAGTTCTGGATGTCGCCTTATGAGGGGGCATATCGTGCGGATGGTGCGTACGGTCAGATCACTACGGTTTTGCCGAAGCAGGGTTTGGTTGTTGCGATTCAATGCCCGGAATCTGGCGATTTCGACAATATCGTTCGTCCTGCTTTGCATGAGCATCTGCTGCTTCCGCTTACTGCCTGA
- a CDS encoding peptide deformylase — MQREIMTSIPFLSQPSAEALNTPEDLAVAQDLKDTLDAHRNGCVGMAANMIGVSKRIIAFVDEDFGGRIFVMFNPTITAKDGAYDTSEGCLSLKGERRTVRFQRIEVSYADRKFRERHATFTGFTAQIIQHEIDHCEGIII, encoded by the coding sequence ATGCAGCGCGAAATCATGACGTCCATTCCGTTTTTGAGCCAGCCGTCGGCGGAGGCGCTCAATACGCCCGAGGATCTTGCCGTCGCGCAGGATCTCAAAGACACACTCGACGCACACCGCAACGGCTGCGTCGGCATGGCCGCAAACATGATCGGCGTCTCGAAGCGCATCATTGCATTCGTGGACGAGGATTTCGGCGGTCGCATCTTCGTAATGTTCAACCCGACGATCACTGCGAAAGACGGCGCCTACGACACCTCCGAAGGCTGCCTGTCCCTCAAAGGCGAGCGCCGCACGGTCCGCTTCCAGCGCATCGAGGTCTCGTATGCGGATCGCAAGTTCCGCGAGCGTCATGCCACATTCACTGGTTTCACCGCGCAGATCATCCAGCACGAGATCGATCATTGCGAAGGCATTATCATTTAA